Proteins from a genomic interval of Alkalinema sp. FACHB-956:
- a CDS encoding TetR/AcrR family transcriptional regulator: protein MPKDTYIPCLLNLFRQYGYDGATLSRISEATGLGRASLYHHFPGGKDEMVETVLDYLEGWLDRNVLQMLRSSGEPLTRFQVMCDRMYEVYEGGQQPCLFAILLLGSARDVFHAQVSEILRDWIAAIAAVLEEAGMDANLAQQRGEDGVIAIQGALILSQGLQDSAPFQRVVKQLPQQLCTGLLS from the coding sequence ATGCCCAAAGACACGTATATTCCCTGCCTACTGAACCTGTTTCGGCAGTATGGTTACGATGGCGCGACCTTGTCCAGAATTTCTGAAGCCACTGGATTGGGGAGAGCCAGCTTGTACCATCATTTCCCCGGCGGTAAGGATGAAATGGTGGAAACGGTGTTGGATTATCTTGAAGGCTGGCTGGATCGCAATGTGCTACAAATGCTGCGGAGTTCAGGTGAGCCATTAACCCGTTTTCAGGTGATGTGCGATCGGATGTATGAGGTGTATGAGGGTGGGCAACAACCCTGTCTTTTTGCCATTTTGCTTTTGGGTTCTGCCCGTGATGTTTTTCACGCTCAGGTCAGTGAGATTTTGCGGGACTGGATTGCGGCGATCGCGGCGGTACTGGAGGAAGCTGGGATGGATGCTAACCTGGCTCAGCAACGGGGAGAAGATGGCGTGATCGCCATTCAGGGCGCGTTGATTTTATCCCAAGGATTACAAGATTCTGCCCCGTTTCAGCGCGTTGTCAAACAACTACCGCAACAACTCTGTACAGGTCTTTTAAGCTGA
- a CDS encoding pyridoxamine 5'-phosphate oxidase family protein gives MANPGWSQTASPFHAGELAIQARLGIQEQMDKQGRRVIRDYLPDQFRQFFAQLPYVIVGTIDATGNPWASILVGTPGFLSTPDDRTLKVVTQPLLGDPFAANLAQGTNIGLLGIELPTRRRNRVNGIVTVIDSDGFEVQVQQSFGNCPQYIQVRRSEWAEGDSTTKFPHSIDRLGEREQTLITTADTFFIATAYQAESAGAASGVDVSHRGGKPGFIRLEGDRTLTIPDFSGNHHFNTFGNLEVNPRAGLLLIDFSQGHLLYLTGTAEVIWEGAEILTYAGAERLLRFHLQSGYYVERSLPLRWSDPEFSPFLAD, from the coding sequence ATGGCAAATCCAGGCTGGTCACAGACCGCGTCTCCTTTCCATGCGGGGGAACTGGCCATTCAGGCGCGCTTGGGCATCCAAGAACAGATGGACAAGCAAGGTCGGCGAGTCATTCGGGACTATCTCCCCGATCAGTTTCGGCAATTCTTTGCCCAGCTGCCCTATGTCATCGTTGGCACGATCGATGCAACCGGGAATCCCTGGGCATCGATCCTGGTCGGCACTCCTGGCTTCCTTTCCACGCCGGACGATCGCACATTGAAAGTGGTTACCCAGCCCCTCTTGGGCGATCCCTTCGCTGCTAATCTGGCGCAGGGGACCAACATTGGCTTGCTGGGGATTGAACTGCCAACCCGTCGCCGCAACCGGGTGAATGGGATTGTCACTGTCATTGATTCCGATGGCTTTGAGGTACAGGTACAGCAAAGCTTTGGCAATTGTCCCCAGTATATTCAAGTCCGCAGGTCTGAGTGGGCTGAAGGTGATTCGACAACTAAATTCCCACATTCGATCGATCGATTGGGCGAGAGAGAACAAACCCTCATTACCACGGCTGATACTTTTTTTATTGCCACAGCCTATCAAGCTGAATCAGCGGGTGCGGCCAGTGGCGTGGACGTTTCCCATCGGGGCGGGAAACCGGGTTTTATCCGACTGGAGGGCGATCGCACCCTCACCATTCCTGATTTCTCCGGGAATCATCACTTCAATACCTTTGGCAATCTGGAGGTGAATCCCCGGGCTGGTCTTTTGTTGATCGATTTTTCTCAAGGCCATTTACTTTACTTAACAGGGACTGCTGAAGTGATTTGGGAAGGAGCGGAAATTCTCACCTATGCTGGAGCAGAACGCTTATTGCGCTTTCATCTGCAAAGTGGCTATTACGTGGAAAGGAGTCTGCCGCTGCGTTGGTCAGATCCCGAATTTTCACCGTTTCTCGCTGACTAA
- a CDS encoding nuclear transport factor 2 family protein — translation METKPPLPPFTLETAKIKVQAAEDAWNTRDPDRVALAYTEDSEWRNRSEFFSGRPAIKEFLKRKWAKELDYRLKKELWCFMDNRIAVRFEYEWHDDAGFWYRAYGNENWEFASNGLMMRRFASINDVPIQESERKFRWERT, via the coding sequence ATGGAAACCAAGCCACCCCTGCCTCCATTCACCCTAGAAACCGCCAAGATCAAAGTCCAAGCCGCTGAGGATGCTTGGAATACCCGCGACCCCGATCGCGTCGCGCTGGCCTATACTGAAGACTCTGAATGGCGGAATCGATCGGAATTTTTTAGCGGGCGACCTGCGATTAAAGAGTTTCTCAAGCGCAAATGGGCCAAGGAACTGGATTACCGTTTGAAGAAAGAACTCTGGTGTTTTATGGATAACCGCATTGCCGTGCGATTCGAGTATGAATGGCATGATGATGCAGGGTTCTGGTATCGCGCCTATGGTAATGAAAACTGGGAATTTGCTAGCAATGGTCTGATGATGCGTCGGTTCGCCAGCATTAACGATGTGCCCATCCAGGAATCAGAACGCAAGTTTCGTTGGGAGCGTACCTAA
- a CDS encoding DUF928 domain-containing protein produces the protein MMKFPQHWRQCFRDYVIYDRKFLDRKLLAVGLALVFTGLNFSIQAPPSAAQSISERLRRLLTGQSRRADNNRPRGAASRGGCRSDKPLTALVPMLREGKEAPLFVGSTTEAHPTLWFYLPYALTPNHPAELRIEEPDPEDNQFTIQRTILTLKQAQPGVMRIQLPKTEAPLPFNQIVHWKFVVRCDEKDTSVNQFVDISMIRLKTEPKLLQGILLAPPIERSKRYMQAGIWNEALTIMANLRLQQPKDGTIEKEWQSLLKTAGLDEVATQPLNTCCEVPLREKP, from the coding sequence ATGATGAAGTTTCCCCAACACTGGCGTCAATGCTTTCGAGATTACGTGATCTACGATCGTAAATTCCTTGATCGTAAGCTCCTTGCCGTCGGCTTGGCGCTGGTTTTCACGGGACTGAATTTCAGTATTCAGGCTCCCCCCAGTGCCGCACAATCCATTTCCGAGCGGCTTCGGCGGTTACTCACAGGACAATCCCGGCGGGCAGACAACAACCGACCTCGGGGAGCCGCTAGCCGAGGAGGCTGTCGATCGGACAAACCTCTGACTGCCCTCGTGCCCATGCTACGGGAAGGGAAAGAAGCACCGCTATTTGTGGGATCTACGACCGAAGCCCATCCCACCCTCTGGTTTTACCTGCCCTATGCCCTCACCCCCAATCATCCCGCCGAATTACGCATTGAGGAACCCGATCCTGAAGATAATCAGTTCACCATCCAGCGCACGATCTTGACGCTCAAGCAAGCTCAGCCTGGAGTGATGCGCATTCAACTGCCCAAAACGGAAGCACCACTACCGTTTAATCAAATCGTCCATTGGAAATTTGTTGTCAGGTGTGATGAAAAAGATACCTCCGTTAATCAGTTTGTTGATATTTCAATGATTCGTTTAAAAACAGAACCCAAATTGCTCCAAGGAATTTTATTAGCTCCACCGATCGAACGATCGAAACGCTATATGCAAGCCGGTATTTGGAATGAAGCCCTAACCATTATGGCCAATCTACGGTTGCAGCAACCTAAAGATGGCACGATCGAAAAAGAATGGCAAAGTCTCCTGAAAACCGCCGGATTAGACGAGGTTGCCACGCAGCCGTTAAATACCTGTTGTGAAGTTCCCTTAAGAGAAAAGCCATGA
- a CDS encoding CHAT domain-containing protein: MNLLLKRLMSSRLSLSVLSLPLGAIGLMASVQAQPIVPAADGTGTIVNQQGNRFEITGGSRSQDGSNLFHRFTQFGLETGQTANFLANPALKNILGSVNGGNPSIINGLIQITGGNPNLVLINPAGILFGSNASLNVPAAFTATTADRVGLGNQWLNVLGNNNYSNLLGTPNTFAFTAPQPSSIANFGNLAVPTGQNLSLLAGTVFNFGTLSAPGGQLTIASVSGQTVATLNSETGLLSLELQPWIDAPENFRTTSLPELLTGGNLPTATGVTVNADGTLQLTGSNLKIPTTTGTTIVSGTQDVSNPSSTSSVGGSITNLGTQVAIVNANLNASGNAGGGTIRIGGDYQGKGTIPNAEQTYIDQASKIQADALQSGDGGRVIVWSDRATQFNGEITAKGVTQGGFVEVSGKQNLGFLGKADVSASQGPAGTVLLDPQDINIIGFNPYLPPVNLDNGILFDQFGTTTDLSIQADEIAAITGNLILQASRDINLNQNITFTTPANSTVTFEALGNFNGTGFSIDTLGRNLIITANNISVGTITTSPGLFPNNLSAGSINFTARSGNISTGYLNIRKYGASVGDITLTANAGGITTGDLAIYGGPPTNNLLSQTGGNIGLTAGNGGIRTGVIISDVANPVGGAVTLSTTGAASIGSIYTRGLSRSGDVQISAGQMIQSGSVILDVTGDSGTGIVPIVPNAGDSASTIRLVSQQGNIDVKDVRSSNAKVGSNIDIIAQKGSLKTGVISASGTDRAGDINLWAAQNVTVGGAATQLDPVTQEPIVIGNRTVELGKNGKLVVNAGGTLTMPDEFLLSGSSLTIGDQLAPTTLVLPFILSTGGGNFSLSKAGDLTFPKTLVLTGGGDLTLKLTGTLTVPDSLVFDTAGGKLTLQAASIDAPKLVLSSAVLPPLQITSSPALPSSASSTQAGGNIEVIAQNQIRLKGIVSYSYLGNGGNVLVDPNGDVEIGFINAQGGTSGIGGNVDITTARFLRMGGSFTDRNGVLSTISTAGGSGGGSVIIRTNQLVPNVPFTIGDASISGTAAAITTGGTNRLNPTRSIAGTFVQGTAPSTITIITPDQPIITPLAPVNLRPFPEIQQKSPNENETPPASDNNLLDLGSQFDNWENDHTFEFSDYLDLPDLPRVISLGAARKTLERVSEVTGIRPALLYVGFVPTTEGAIERQEKDIKLRVKEQESLELLLVTPTEPPYVLRIPQADRTQVVALAQQFRSEVADPSKTNTRSYLKSAKKLYDWLIRPIERELRDRQIGNIAFVLDTGLRFIPLAALYDGKQFLVENYSIGLMPSLSLTDSRLVDLGQAEVLAAGATQFTDQAPLPAVQLELTNIRRLWPGSILLNQDFTLTNLKNQRQRQPFGLVHLSTHGEFLPGDLTDSYIQLQDQRLRLNQLRELNWNDPPLDLLVLSACRMALGDREAELGFAGLAVQAGARSALASLWNVNDEGTSGLMAEFYQQLRQSPIKAEAIRQAQIQMLKGQVKLQNGQLQWSGGKAALPNELESLGDRTLSHPYYWSAFTLIGSPW, from the coding sequence ATGAATCTATTATTAAAGCGGTTAATGAGTTCGCGACTGAGTTTGTCTGTGCTGAGTTTACCCCTAGGGGCGATCGGGCTAATGGCCTCGGTGCAAGCACAACCGATCGTGCCCGCAGCCGACGGGACAGGAACGATCGTCAACCAGCAGGGGAACCGCTTTGAGATTACCGGGGGCAGTCGTTCCCAGGATGGTAGCAATTTATTTCATCGGTTTACTCAGTTTGGCCTGGAGACGGGGCAAACGGCTAATTTTTTAGCCAATCCCGCGTTGAAGAATATTCTGGGGAGCGTGAATGGTGGTAATCCTTCAATCATTAACGGATTGATTCAAATTACCGGGGGTAATCCTAATCTCGTCCTAATTAATCCAGCGGGAATTTTATTTGGCAGTAATGCATCCCTGAATGTTCCCGCTGCATTCACCGCTACGACTGCCGATCGGGTGGGCTTGGGCAATCAGTGGTTGAATGTCCTCGGCAATAACAACTACAGCAATCTGTTGGGAACGCCCAATACCTTTGCTTTTACGGCTCCGCAACCGAGTTCGATCGCGAATTTTGGCAATCTGGCAGTTCCGACGGGACAAAATCTGAGCTTGCTGGCAGGGACGGTATTTAACTTTGGGACGCTCTCCGCACCGGGGGGACAACTCACGATCGCGTCCGTATCTGGGCAAACCGTTGCGACGTTGAATTCCGAGACTGGGTTACTGAGTTTGGAACTCCAGCCCTGGATAGACGCCCCAGAGAATTTCCGCACCACGTCTCTGCCGGAACTGCTGACGGGGGGCAATCTGCCAACGGCAACGGGAGTTACGGTCAATGCCGATGGCACGTTACAACTCACCGGATCAAATTTGAAAATCCCAACGACAACGGGTACGACGATCGTCTCTGGCACCCAGGATGTATCCAATCCGTCCAGTACATCCAGCGTGGGTGGGTCGATTACGAACTTGGGAACCCAAGTCGCGATCGTCAATGCCAATCTCAACGCTTCGGGTAATGCTGGCGGAGGCACAATTCGCATTGGGGGCGACTACCAAGGCAAAGGCACGATTCCCAATGCAGAACAAACCTATATTGATCAAGCTTCTAAAATTCAAGCCGATGCGTTGCAATCCGGTGACGGTGGACGGGTGATTGTTTGGAGCGATCGGGCTACGCAGTTTAACGGCGAGATTACTGCCAAAGGCGTAACTCAAGGCGGCTTTGTTGAAGTGTCCGGCAAACAAAACCTCGGCTTTTTAGGGAAAGCGGATGTCAGCGCCAGTCAGGGGCCTGCGGGAACGGTTTTACTTGATCCGCAGGATATTAATATCATTGGGTTTAACCCTTATCTCCCCCCCGTCAACTTAGACAATGGTATTTTATTTGATCAGTTTGGAACAACTACCGATTTGAGCATTCAGGCTGATGAGATTGCAGCCATTACAGGGAATTTAATTCTCCAAGCCAGCCGCGATATCAATCTCAATCAAAATATTACCTTTACTACTCCTGCCAATTCTACGGTAACGTTTGAAGCATTGGGAAATTTTAATGGAACAGGATTTTCTATTGATACACTAGGTCGAAACCTGATAATCACAGCCAATAACATTAGTGTAGGTACAATCACAACCAGTCCCGGCCTTTTTCCTAACAATTTATCAGCCGGAAGCATTAATTTCACTGCCCGATCTGGCAACATCAGTACTGGATATTTAAACATTCGCAAATATGGAGCTAGTGTGGGAGACATTACTCTTACGGCGAATGCTGGGGGAATCACCACAGGCGATCTCGCTATTTACGGTGGTCCTCCTACTAACAATCTGTTGTCTCAAACAGGTGGGAACATTGGTCTCACTGCAGGCAATGGTGGCATCCGGACTGGCGTCATTATTTCTGACGTAGCCAATCCGGTGGGCGGTGCAGTAACGTTATCGACTACCGGAGCAGCGAGCATTGGTAGCATTTATACTCGAGGGCTCAGCCGTTCAGGAGATGTTCAAATTTCAGCTGGACAAATGATTCAATCCGGCAGTGTGATTTTGGATGTAACAGGAGATTCTGGGACAGGGATTGTGCCAATCGTACCCAATGCAGGTGATTCTGCTAGCACCATTCGTTTGGTGAGCCAACAGGGAAATATTGATGTCAAAGATGTTCGCTCTAGCAATGCTAAGGTTGGCTCCAATATCGATATCATTGCCCAGAAAGGCAGTCTGAAAACGGGGGTGATTAGTGCTAGCGGAACCGATCGAGCAGGCGATATTAACCTGTGGGCTGCTCAGAACGTGACTGTAGGGGGCGCAGCTACTCAACTCGATCCAGTGACTCAGGAACCGATCGTGATTGGCAATCGTACCGTAGAACTGGGCAAAAACGGCAAGCTGGTTGTGAATGCAGGCGGAACCCTCACCATGCCGGATGAATTTCTGCTCTCCGGTAGCAGCCTGACGATCGGTGATCAACTGGCTCCAACAACCTTGGTACTGCCTTTCATCCTGAGTACGGGGGGCGGCAATTTTAGCCTTAGTAAAGCTGGCGATCTGACCTTCCCAAAAACTCTGGTTTTAACCGGCGGCGGCGATTTGACCCTCAAACTCACAGGAACCCTCACCGTTCCCGATAGCCTTGTCTTCGATACCGCAGGCGGCAAACTGACCTTACAAGCGGCCTCGATCGATGCCCCCAAACTAGTACTCAGCAGCGCCGTTCTCCCTCCTCTGCAAATCACCAGTAGCCCCGCTCTACCCAGTAGCGCTAGTAGCACCCAAGCAGGCGGGAATATTGAAGTCATCGCCCAGAACCAAATTCGTCTTAAAGGAATCGTTAGTTATTCCTATCTTGGTAACGGTGGCAATGTCTTGGTTGATCCCAATGGTGATGTTGAAATTGGTTTTATCAATGCCCAGGGAGGCACAAGCGGCATTGGTGGAAATGTTGATATTACCACTGCGAGATTCCTACGGATGGGTGGCAGTTTTACCGATCGAAATGGGGTTCTCTCTACAATTTCTACTGCGGGTGGGAGTGGGGGTGGTTCTGTCATTATCCGAACCAATCAATTAGTGCCGAATGTTCCATTCACGATTGGTGATGCCAGTATTAGCGGAACTGCCGCAGCGATTACGACGGGGGGCACCAACCGCTTAAACCCCACACGATCGATTGCTGGCACCTTTGTTCAGGGGACAGCGCCTAGCACCATTACCATCATTACACCCGATCAACCGATTATTACGCCACTAGCGCCGGTTAACTTACGGCCTTTCCCCGAAATTCAACAAAAATCGCCTAACGAGAATGAAACGCCACCGGCTAGCGATAATAATTTGTTAGATCTCGGGAGTCAGTTTGATAACTGGGAAAATGATCACACATTTGAATTTTCCGATTATTTAGATTTGCCGGATCTGCCTAGAGTGATTTCTTTGGGTGCGGCGCGTAAAACCCTAGAACGGGTATCTGAGGTCACTGGCATCCGACCGGCATTGCTGTATGTGGGATTCGTCCCCACGACAGAAGGCGCGATCGAACGGCAGGAAAAGGATATCAAATTGCGGGTCAAGGAGCAGGAGTCCTTGGAACTGCTGTTGGTGACCCCCACTGAGCCCCCCTACGTTCTGCGCATTCCCCAAGCCGATCGCACCCAGGTTGTGGCCCTAGCCCAGCAATTCCGATCGGAAGTGGCTGACCCCAGCAAAACCAATACCCGCAGTTATTTGAAATCCGCTAAAAAACTGTATGACTGGCTGATTCGTCCGATCGAACGGGAATTGCGCGATCGGCAGATTGGCAATATTGCCTTTGTTCTAGATACGGGGCTGCGGTTTATTCCGTTAGCAGCGCTCTACGATGGCAAACAGTTCCTCGTGGAAAACTACAGCATTGGCCTCATGCCGAGCCTCAGTCTGACTGACTCGCGCCTCGTGGATTTGGGGCAAGCGGAAGTGCTGGCTGCGGGAGCCACCCAGTTCACTGACCAAGCCCCATTGCCAGCAGTTCAATTGGAATTGACCAACATTCGCCGACTCTGGCCGGGAAGTATTTTATTAAACCAAGACTTCACCTTGACGAATCTGAAAAATCAACGCCAGCGTCAACCCTTTGGACTGGTGCATCTGTCCACCCATGGCGAATTCTTGCCGGGGGATCTGACGGATTCCTACATTCAACTTCAGGATCAACGCCTCCGGCTGAATCAGTTGCGGGAGCTGAATTGGAACGATCCGCCCTTAGATTTGTTAGTGCTGAGTGCTTGCCGCATGGCCCTGGGCGATCGCGAGGCGGAGTTGGGTTTTGCGGGGTTAGCGGTGCAGGCGGGGGCTCGATCGGCGCTGGCAAGCCTGTGGAATGTGAATGATGAGGGGACATCGGGGTTAATGGCGGAGTTTTATCAACAATTGCGCCAGTCGCCCATCAAAGCCGAGGCCATTCGGCAGGCCCAAATCCAAATGCTGAAGGGCCAGGTGAAGTTGCAGAACGGCCAATTGCAATGGTCGGGTGGAAAAGCGGCGTTACCGAACGAGCTGGAAAGTTTAGGCGATCGCACCCTATCCCATCCCTACTACTGGTCAGCCTTCACCCTCATTGGGAGTCCTTGGTAA
- a CDS encoding CHASE2 domain-containing protein — translation MLPRFKARSSKPIQPPGSTPDLPPGSTPDVFISYSRRDKAFVQKLHDALRQGDRDLWVDWQNIQPTEQWWKSIQSGIEAANTFVFILSPDSVTSEVCGWEIEHAIQNNKRLVPVIYRDVDPQQVHPTLSALNWIFLRDQDNFEQGFQTLVTAIDTDLDYAKQHTRLQIKALEWDRNHREPSFLLRGKDLIQAETWLQTSATKAPAPTELQVQYITTSRQAPGYRPNLPTLLVTSAAMLLAIGGIRVTGLLEPVELWVFDRMAQIKPVEGTDDRFLIIEVTEADIKAQLQRNENARGTLSDVSLNRVLSALLPYQPRLIGLDLYRDFTIDPQVKQLAQRFRTDNRIIGLCKLPNGDGRDPDSNRAINPPPDLPQNRLGFSDVVYDVDLIVRKQMMVRKPLPEMPCPTIASFSWAVAQHYLDRVQGTGLAKIAPDAIGRSISFGKTHLPGLGLFSNAYQGSIDSEGHYLLLNYRLGPGKTAQERVNNFVKRVTLEDVLNRQLTEQDVRNRIVLVGISSEANNDYFKTPYGSIVGVVLQAQMTSQLLSAALNDRPLLQVWPLWLDILWIWAWAGVGGAIVVLWLDPVRRSLFLGIAMGGLVGSACLWFSLGSTWVPLLPPAFMMVTTAVISVKMAARQQQSRQ, via the coding sequence ATGTTGCCTCGCTTTAAAGCCCGATCGAGTAAACCGATCCAGCCTCCTGGCTCCACCCCCGACCTGCCTCCCGGCTCCACCCCCGACGTTTTTATTTCCTACTCCCGTCGTGACAAAGCCTTCGTGCAGAAATTACACGACGCCCTGCGCCAAGGCGATCGCGATCTCTGGGTCGATTGGCAAAACATCCAACCCACCGAACAGTGGTGGAAATCCATTCAATCGGGCATCGAAGCCGCCAATACCTTCGTCTTTATTCTCTCGCCTGATTCAGTCACTTCGGAAGTCTGCGGTTGGGAAATCGAACACGCCATCCAAAACAATAAACGCCTCGTTCCCGTCATCTACCGTGACGTTGATCCGCAGCAAGTCCACCCCACCCTCAGTGCCCTCAATTGGATTTTCTTGCGCGATCAGGACAACTTTGAGCAAGGCTTCCAAACCCTAGTCACCGCGATCGACACCGATCTGGACTACGCCAAACAACACACCCGCCTGCAAATCAAAGCCCTGGAGTGGGATCGCAACCACCGCGAACCCAGTTTTCTCTTGCGTGGAAAAGACCTCATTCAAGCGGAAACCTGGCTGCAAACAAGTGCAACTAAAGCCCCCGCCCCTACGGAACTGCAAGTCCAATACATCACCACCAGCCGTCAAGCCCCTGGCTATCGCCCCAACCTACCTACCCTTTTGGTCACCAGTGCGGCGATGCTCCTGGCGATCGGGGGAATTCGCGTCACCGGATTACTGGAACCCGTGGAACTGTGGGTCTTCGATCGCATGGCCCAAATCAAACCCGTGGAAGGCACCGACGATCGCTTTCTCATCATCGAAGTCACGGAAGCGGATATTAAAGCCCAACTGCAACGCAACGAAAACGCCCGTGGCACCCTCTCTGATGTTTCCCTCAATCGCGTCCTCAGCGCACTGCTGCCCTACCAGCCCCGCTTAATCGGCTTAGATCTCTACCGCGACTTCACGATCGACCCTCAAGTTAAACAACTCGCCCAGCGATTCCGGACTGACAACCGCATCATTGGCCTTTGCAAACTGCCCAACGGAGACGGACGAGATCCTGACAGCAATCGCGCCATTAATCCACCACCGGATCTTCCCCAAAATCGCTTAGGATTTTCTGACGTTGTCTATGACGTTGATTTAATTGTGCGTAAGCAGATGATGGTACGGAAACCCCTGCCTGAAATGCCCTGTCCCACGATCGCCTCCTTCAGTTGGGCAGTGGCCCAGCATTACCTCGATCGGGTACAAGGAACAGGTCTTGCGAAAATTGCACCGGATGCCATCGGTCGATCGATTTCCTTTGGGAAAACCCATTTACCGGGACTGGGGCTGTTTAGTAACGCCTACCAGGGCAGCATCGACTCCGAAGGACATTACCTGTTGTTGAACTATCGGCTCGGCCCCGGCAAAACCGCCCAGGAACGGGTGAACAACTTTGTTAAACGAGTCACCCTAGAAGACGTGCTGAATCGCCAGCTCACCGAACAGGATGTCCGCAATCGCATTGTCTTAGTCGGTATCAGTTCTGAGGCCAACAACGACTACTTTAAAACCCCCTACGGTTCTATCGTAGGAGTGGTGTTGCAAGCCCAAATGACCAGCCAACTCCTGAGTGCTGCCTTGAACGATCGGCCCCTGCTGCAAGTCTGGCCCCTCTGGTTAGATATCCTGTGGATTTGGGCCTGGGCGGGCGTGGGTGGCGCGATCGTGGTTCTGTGGCTCGATCCAGTGCGGCGGAGCCTCTTTCTCGGCATCGCGATGGGCGGATTGGTGGGCAGTGCCTGCTTGTGGTTTAGCCTGGGTTCCACCTGGGTACCGCTCCTCCCCCCGGCGTTTATGATGGTAACAACGGCAGTCATTTCAGTTAAAATGGCCGCTCGTCAGCAGCAGTCCAGACAATAG
- a CDS encoding glutathione S-transferase codes for MIQLYGHEISGNSYKVRLMLSLLNLEYEWVRVDLMQGEHKSPEYLAMNPLGQVPLLVDGAIQLADAQAILVYLARQYGGDPWLPLEALPLAQVIRWLSIAAGEVRQGPENARLYHLFGTGTNINIERATQKANLILSQLDQHLQTHTWLEFDRPTIGDVAVFPYVALARDGKIDLDAFPNVLNWIDRVKQLPGYIPMAGL; via the coding sequence ATGATTCAGCTCTACGGTCATGAAATCTCTGGTAATAGCTACAAAGTTCGGTTGATGCTGTCATTGCTCAACCTGGAGTATGAATGGGTCAGAGTGGATTTAATGCAAGGCGAGCATAAGTCGCCGGAATACCTCGCCATGAATCCCTTGGGACAAGTACCACTTCTAGTGGATGGAGCCATTCAACTGGCCGATGCCCAAGCCATTTTGGTTTATCTGGCGCGGCAGTATGGCGGTGACCCATGGCTCCCGCTGGAGGCTCTCCCCCTCGCGCAGGTGATCCGCTGGTTATCGATCGCGGCGGGAGAAGTGCGCCAAGGGCCTGAAAATGCGCGTCTCTACCATTTATTCGGCACTGGAACCAACATCAATATTGAGCGAGCGACCCAAAAAGCAAACTTAATTCTCAGCCAACTCGATCAGCATTTGCAAACCCATACTTGGCTGGAGTTTGACCGTCCTACGATCGGTGATGTCGCTGTCTTTCCCTATGTTGCTCTCGCTCGTGATGGAAAAATTGATTTAGATGCATTTCCCAACGTGTTGAACTGGATCGATCGGGTCAAACAATTACCCGGTTACATACCCATGGCAGGACTGTAG
- a CDS encoding ribonuclease, with product MLKKAILPTLLLATLCLTPFISEARRRPQSKPTTTSQNVPGKFDFYVLTLSWSPDYCETAGSRDPNQCSKGKQLGFVLHGLWPQYNSGWPANCTTEAFNPKIKKQFPNLYPSPKLYTHEWEKHGTCSGLSQTKYHQLAFDLKNGVKIPDRYIKPTQPFRTTIGDLKQDFIRANPAMTENSIAPTCSGSGRFLKEVMVCHSKNGQPGECSTQLLKNSQKSCGQPNFLVRSVR from the coding sequence ATGTTGAAAAAAGCAATCCTCCCTACATTGCTGCTCGCCACCCTCTGCCTCACCCCCTTCATCTCCGAAGCACGGCGCAGACCCCAATCCAAACCCACCACCACCAGCCAAAACGTCCCTGGCAAATTCGACTTCTACGTCCTCACCCTCTCCTGGTCCCCCGACTACTGCGAAACCGCAGGCTCCCGCGACCCCAACCAATGCAGCAAAGGCAAACAACTCGGCTTTGTACTCCATGGCCTCTGGCCCCAATACAACAGCGGCTGGCCCGCCAACTGCACCACCGAAGCCTTCAACCCCAAAATCAAAAAACAATTCCCCAACCTCTATCCCAGCCCCAAACTCTACACCCACGAATGGGAAAAACACGGCACCTGCTCCGGCCTCAGCCAAACTAAATATCACCAACTCGCCTTTGACCTGAAAAACGGCGTCAAAATCCCCGATCGCTACATCAAACCCACCCAACCCTTCCGCACCACGATCGGCGACCTGAAGCAAGACTTCATCCGCGCCAACCCCGCCATGACCGAAAATAGCATCGCCCCCACCTGCTCCGGCTCCGGACGCTTCCTCAAAGAAGTCATGGTCTGCCATAGCAAAAACGGTCAACCGGGAGAGTGCAGCACCCAACTTCTGAAAAACTCCCAGAAAAGTTGTGGCCAACCTAACTTTCTAGTGCGAAGCGTTCGTTAA